In Lycium ferocissimum isolate CSIRO_LF1 chromosome 11, AGI_CSIRO_Lferr_CH_V1, whole genome shotgun sequence, a single genomic region encodes these proteins:
- the LOC132038192 gene encoding uncharacterized protein LOC132038192 codes for MVRKILGTRDYVQTTQTADNTTRSMIKHLYLQLIGDHPKVPWRNLVFQNTARPKTIFIMWLQIQNRSLTADRLSKWNIQLDPTYQMCHSANNTRDHLFFECTFAHSIWQRLMQWLQFQWPAVQSWQLQYQIILQVTKGKTMQAKMFRLVYSEFIAAIWWERNTRIFEKREKHGEQIAREIACLCNVRAPPTVKARLMRCRF; via the coding sequence ATGGTCAGGAAGATATTGGGAACTAGAGACTATGTGCAAACTACCCAAACAGCTGACAATACTACAAGAAGCATGATCAAACACTTGTATCTTCAGTTGATTGGGGATCACCCTAAAGTACCGTGGAGGAATTTGGTGTTTCAGAATACAGCCAGGCCTAAGACTATTTTCATTATGTGGCTACAAATCCAAAACAGGTCACTTACTGCAGATAGGCTAAGCAAATGGAATATTCAATTGGATCCTACCTATCAAATGTGTCATAGTGCCAATAATACTAGAGATCACCTTTTCTTTGAGTGTACTTTTGCCCATTCAATATGGCAAAGGCTCATGCAGTGGTTGCAATTCCAGTGGCCAGCAGTACAGTCTTGGCAGCTGCAGTACCAAATTATTCTGCAAGTTACGAAAGGAAAGACTATGCAGGCGAAAATGTTTAGACTGGTTTACTCAGAATTTATAGCCGCAATCTGGTGGGAAAGAAACACTAGGATCTTCGAGAAAAGAGAGAAGCATGGAGAACAGATAGCTAGAGAAATCGCATGTCTTTGCAATGTTCGAGCGCCTCCAACAGTGAAAGCTAGGTTGATGCGTTGCAGATTCTAA
- the LOC132036362 gene encoding uncharacterized protein LOC132036362: MVVDWGPVVVAVVMFILLSPGFLCQLPARVRVIEFGNLHTSGIAILVHAILYFCLYTILIVAVGVHIRSG, from the coding sequence ATGGTAGTAGACTGGGGACCAGTAGTGGTGGCAGTGGTGATGTTCATCTTATTATCACCAGGATTCCTATGTCAGCTACCAGCAAGAGTGAGGGTCATCGAGTTTGGGAACTTGCACACTAGTGGAATTGCTATCCTGGTTCATGCCATCTTATATTTCTGTTTATATACCATCTTGATAGTTGCCGTTGGTGTCCACATACGATCTGGTTGA
- the LOC132036518 gene encoding uncharacterized protein LOC132036518, which yields MSDWGPVFVAVVLFVLLTPGLLIQAPGRNRFVEFGNFQTSGVSILVHSVVYFVLMCIFLLAIGVHMYMGS from the exons ATGTCGGATTGGGGTCCGGTGTTCGTGGCGGTGGTGCTGTTTGTGCTGTTAACACCAG gTTTGCTGATTCAAGCACCGGGCCGCAACCGATTTGTTGAGTTTGGAAACTTTCAAACGAGTGGGGTGTCCATACTGGTTCACTCAGTTGTCTACTTCGTCCTTATGTGCATCTTCTTATTAGCCATTGGAGTCCATATGTACATGGGTTCctag